A genomic stretch from Helianthus annuus cultivar XRQ/B chromosome 1, HanXRQr2.0-SUNRISE, whole genome shotgun sequence includes:
- the LOC110941063 gene encoding berberine bridge enzyme-like 15, translated as MVFFSSASSQRLDDKYLQCLLKNSNATKSEFVFTQQHTKYSSVLQSSTINLRYSTSKTPKPLAIITPLTYSHVQSAVLCSQTFKFRIRIRSGGHDYAGLSYTSHDQSPFVVLDLKELRSVTIQSGKNTAWVESGATNGELYYWVSKESKNLGFPAGFGPTVGIGGHISGGGFGSMVRKYGLAADNIVDAKIIDVKGRILDRKSMGEDLFWAIRGGGGGSFGVVVAWKVNLVFVPEKVTVFSLFKTLEQGGSNLFNKWQHVGHSLSQDLFIRVIIQPVQVANGKRTVEFIFNSMFLGSVDQLMKTVSNSFSELGLQGKDCSEMSWIESVLYFANYPRGESVNVLKDRKPEPKSYFTGKSDYVKDPIREESLKEIWKWCLEGERPILIMEPHGGKMNEIEETRIPYPHRKGYLYNIQYYEKWDDGSIEASEKHLSWMKRMYENMTPYVSKNPRGAYVNYRDLDLGSNGNANNTSYLKAMQWGNKYFRGNFRRLAMVKGKVDPQNFFHFEQSIPPLL; from the coding sequence ATGGTATTTTTCTCTTCAGCATCTTCACAAAGACTTGATGATAAATATCTTCAATGTCTTTTAAAAAATTCAAATGCCACAAAATCAGAATTTGTGTTCACTCAACAACACACAAAATATTCATCTGTTCTTCAATCATCCACCATAAACCTTAGATATTCCACCTCCAAAACTCCAAAACCTTTAGCCATAATCACACCCTTGACATATTCCCATGTACAATCAGCAGTACTTTGTTCTCAAACTTTCAAATTCCGAATCCGAATTCGAAGTGGTGGACATGATTATGCAGGCCTTTCTTACACTTCACATGATCAATCCCCTTTTGTTGTTCTTGACCTTAAAGAACTACGGTCTGTAACGATCCAGTCGGGTAAAAACACTGCATGGGTTGAATCTGGTGCAACCAATGGTGAATTGTATTATTGGGTGTCCAAAGAAAGTAAAAATCTTGGATTCCCAGCTGGGTTTGGCCCAACTGTAGGGATTGGTGGGCACATAAGTGGAGGAGGGTTCGGTTCTATGGTTAGAAAGTATGGTCTAGCGGCTGATAATATCGTCGATGCTAAGATTATCGATGTCAAAGGGCGGATACTTGACAGAAAATCAATGGGAGAAGACCTATTTTGGGCAATtagaggaggtggaggtggaagTTTCGGTGTTGTAGTAGCCTGGAAGGTGAATCTTGTCTTTGTACCTGAAAAAGTTACCGTTTTTAGTCTATTCAAGACTTTAGAACAAGGTGGTTCAAATCTTTTTAACAAGTGGCAGCATGTAGGGCATAGTTTAAGTCAAGATTTGTTCATTCGAGTTATAATACAACCTGTTCAAGTTGCGAACGGGAAAAGAACTGTTGAATTCATATTCAACTCAATGTTTCTCGGATCGGTTGATCAACTCATGAAAACTGTATCTAATAGTTTCTCTGAATTGGGCTTACAAGGAAAAGACTGTAGTGAAATGAGTTGGATTGAATCGGTACTTTATTTTGCAAACTATCCTAGAGGAGAGAGTGTTAATGTTCTTAAAGATAGGAAACCGGAGCCGAAAAGCTACTTCACTGGTAAATCAGACTATGTGAAAGATCCGATACGCGAAGAATCATTGAAAGAGATATGGAAATGGTGTTTGGAGGGAGAAAGACCGATTCTTATAATGGAACCGCACGGTGGAAAGATGAACGAGATTGAAGAAACGCGCATTCCTTACCCTCATAGAAAAGGGTATTTGTATAACATACAATATTATGAGAAATGGGATGACGGAAGCATTGAAGCATCAGAAAAGCATCTAAGTTGGATGAAAAGGATGTATGAGAATATGACACCATATGTGTCAAAGAATCCAAGGGGAGCTTATGTGAATTACAGGGATTTGGATTTAGGTTCAAACGGTAATGCAAATAATACAAGTTACTTGAAAGCTATGCAATGGGGAAACAAGTACTTTAGGGGCAATTTCAGGAGGTTGGCAATGGTGAAGGGGAAGGTTGATCcacaaaatttctttcattttgaGCAGAGCATTCCACCTCTATTATGA
- the LOC110941054 gene encoding berberine bridge enzyme-like 15 — translation MELNDITKILPYLLVALMVLLSSALADSFLRCLSQVPNTTTSDFVFTQNDTEYSSLLHSTIINLRFSTSVMPKPLAIITPLTYSHIQSTILCSKHFNIQIRIRSGGHDYAGLSYTSYDQSSFVVLDLQELRSITIESGQNTAWVESGATLGELYYWLSQEGLNLGFPSGICATVGVGGHISGGGFGTMIRKYGLAADNVIDARIVDANGRVLDRESMGEDLFWAIRGGGGGSFGVVVAWKVNLVYVPEKVTVFSLSKTIEQGGSSLFNRWQYIGHNLSEDLFIRVIILPALNKAGNRTMQIIFNSMFLGTVDKLIETVTDSFPELGLQESDCSEMSWIESILFFDNYPEGESIDVLIDRTHKAKSYFNAKSDYVQEPIPEEKLEDIWKWCLEGERPILIMEPHGGKMNEIEETRIPYPHRKGYLYSIQYFEQWQDDTIESSEKRNSWMRKMYENMTPYVSKDPRAAYVNYRDLDLGQNDNAGNTTYLNAMKWGNKYFGDNFERLAMVKGVVDPDNFFFYEQSIPPLIMSEENCGSGSYQSL, via the coding sequence ATGGAGCTAAATGATATCACTAAAATTCTACCATATCTTTTAGTGGCTCTCATGGTTTTACTCTCGTCAGCACTTGCAGATAGTTTTCTCCGGTGCCTATCTCAGGTGCCAAATACCACAACCTCAGATTTTGTGTTCACTCAAAATGATACAGAATACTCATCTCTTCTTCACTCAACCATCATTAACCTTAGATTTTCTACATCTGTAATGCCAAAACCACTAGCTATAATCACACCCTTAACATATTCCCATATACAATCTACAATCCTTTGTTCCAAACATTTCAATATTCAAATCCGAATTCGAAGTGGTGGACATGACTACGCAGGCCTTTCATACACATCATATGATCAATCCTCTTTTGTTGTTCTTGACCTCCAAGAATTGCGGTCAATAACAATCGAGTCAGGTCAGAACACTGCTTGGGTCGAAAGTGGTGCGACCCTTGGGGAACTTTATTACTGGCTGTCCCAAGAAGGTCTAAATCTTGGATTTCCATCAGGGATCTGCGCAACAGTCGGTGTTGGTGGTCACATAAGTGGAGGGGGGTTTGGTACTATGATAAGAAAGTATGGTCTAGCGGCTGATAATGTTATTGATGCTCGGATTGTTGATGCTAATGGGAGAGTACTGGATAGAGAATCTATGGGAGAGGATTTGTTTTGGGCAATCAGAGGAGGTGGGGGTGGAAGTTTTGGTGTTGTAGTGGCTTGGAAAGTGAATCTTGTTTATGTTCCTGAAAAAGTTACTGTTTTTAGTCTTTCCAAGACTATAGAACAAGGTGGTTCGAGTCTTTTTAACAGGTGGCAGTACATTGGGCACAACCTGAGTGAAGATCTATTCATAAGAGTTATAATACTTCCTGCTTTAAATAAGGCAGGAAACAGAACAATGCAAATAATATTCAACTCAATGTTTCTTGGAACTGTCGATAAACTCATTGAAACTGTAACAGATAGCTTTCCTGAGTTAGGTTTACAGGAAAGCGACTGCAGTGAAATGAGTTGGATCGAATCGATACTGTTTTTTGATAACTATCCAGAAGGGGAAAGCATTGATGTCCTTATAGATAGGACACACAAGGCCAAAAGCTACTTTAATGCTAAATCGGACTATGTGCAAGAACCGATACCCGAAGAAAAACTTGAAGACATATGGAAATGGTGTTTGGAGGGAGAAAGGCCGATTCTTATAATGGAACCGCACGGTGGAAAGATGAATGAGATTGAAGAAACGCGCATTCCTTACCCTCACAGAAAAGGGTATTTGTATAGCATACAATATTTTGAGCAATGGCAAGATGACACCATTGAATCATCAGAAAAGCGTAATAGTTGGATGAGAAAGATGTATGAAAATATGACACCATATGTGTCAAAGGATCCAAGAGCAGCTTATGTGAATTACAGGGATTTGGATTTAGGTCAAAATGATAATGCAGGTAACACAACTTACTTAAATGCCATGAAGTGGGGAAACAAGTATTTTGGTGATAATTTTGAGAGGTTAGCTATGGTGAAAGGTGTTGTTGATCCAGATAATTTCTTCTTCTATGAGCAGAGTATCCCGCCTTTGATTATGAGTGAAGAGAACTGTGGCAGTGGTTCCTACCAAAGTTTGTGA